Proteins from one Xenorhabdus griffiniae genomic window:
- a CDS encoding class I SAM-dependent methyltransferase has product MRSARLIKQITLPASWVELPWGEYYRVALERQLEPWWPKIFGFHLVKIGNLSAEIDTRSCLVSHQVNIGLQGQNMDVIADPNYLPFATKSVDACLLAHMLTYSIDPHWLLREVDRIMIDDGWLVISGFNPMSILGFREMIAPVYRRQSCKAQMFTMLRQLDWLRLLNYEVIHHANFHVLPWQNGKRFDNSCMSILGCLNVIIARKRTIPLTLNPMRARLMKPRFSNALGAAKNIHRRS; this is encoded by the coding sequence ATGCGATCAGCACGTTTAATCAAGCAAATAACCCTCCCTGCTTCTTGGGTCGAGTTACCATGGGGAGAATATTACCGTGTCGCTCTGGAACGTCAATTGGAACCATGGTGGCCCAAAATCTTTGGTTTTCATTTAGTGAAAATCGGTAACTTAAGTGCCGAAATTGATACTCGTTCCTGTTTGGTCAGCCATCAAGTCAATATAGGATTACAAGGGCAAAATATGGATGTCATTGCTGATCCCAATTATCTCCCTTTTGCAACTAAATCTGTTGATGCCTGCTTGTTGGCACATATGTTGACTTATAGTATTGATCCACATTGGCTTTTGAGAGAAGTTGATAGGATCATGATAGACGATGGTTGGTTGGTCATCAGTGGTTTTAATCCAATGAGTATATTAGGTTTCAGGGAAATGATTGCTCCGGTATATCGTCGGCAATCTTGCAAAGCTCAAATGTTTACAATGCTGCGCCAATTGGATTGGCTGCGTCTTCTTAATTATGAAGTTATCCATCACGCCAACTTCCATGTTTTACCGTGGCAAAACGGAAAGCGTTTTGATAACTCCTGTATGTCAATATTGGGTTGTCTGAATGTGATTATCGCCCGCAAACGGACGATACCGTTGACATTAAACCCCATGCGGGCAAGATTGATGAAACCAAGATTCAGTAACGCACTGGGAGCGGCGAAAAATATTCACCGACGCTCATGA
- the gloB gene encoding hydroxyacylglutathione hydrolase encodes MELIRIPALSDNYIWLLCDENKHCVIIDPAESQPVIHILAANQLTPAAILLTHHHYDHVGGVPGLLKQYPKLPVYGPEETQNKGTTHIVYEDNTVEIGNFSFRVIALPGHTLGHIAFYQAPYLFCGDTLFSGGCGRLFEGTAEQMFSSLEKISSLPDDTLICCAHEYTVANMKFAKAVLPDNQIIHDYYQKMLKLRENNQATVPTDLQTEKKINVFLNCHDIDLQKNIGIKPNSMPLSSIFQQLRAYKDRF; translated from the coding sequence ATGGAGCTTATCAGGATACCAGCCCTTTCAGATAACTACATTTGGTTACTTTGTGATGAAAACAAGCATTGCGTCATTATCGATCCTGCTGAATCACAACCTGTGATTCATATATTAGCAGCAAATCAACTTACTCCCGCTGCGATACTGCTGACACACCACCATTATGATCATGTTGGCGGGGTTCCTGGACTACTCAAACAATATCCTAAGTTACCCGTATACGGCCCTGAAGAGACACAAAACAAAGGAACAACTCATATTGTCTATGAAGATAACACCGTTGAAATAGGAAATTTTTCTTTCCGAGTCATCGCGCTGCCAGGACATACACTTGGCCACATTGCATTCTATCAGGCTCCCTATCTGTTTTGTGGAGATACTTTGTTTTCTGGGGGTTGTGGACGACTATTTGAAGGTACAGCCGAACAAATGTTTTCCTCTCTGGAGAAAATTTCATCATTACCCGATGATACATTGATCTGCTGTGCTCACGAATACACGGTAGCAAATATGAAATTTGCAAAAGCAGTATTACCTGACAATCAGATTATTCACGATTATTATCAAAAAATGCTTAAATTACGTGAAAATAACCAGGCAACAGTCCCAACAGATTTACAAACAGAGAAAAAAATCAATGTTTTCTTAAATTGCCACGATATTGATTTACAAAAAAATATCGGTATCAAACCTAATTCCATGCCACTTTCTTCTATTTTTCAGCAATTAAGGGCCTATAAAGATCGATTTTAA
- the mltD gene encoding murein transglycosylase D — translation MKTKTILFTSVLLAGCQSGLQTKAPSQQQAQKMSSTNQKVNGIAASDDPANWKVSPTAQQDLWGHIRDELKMEVPANSRVSEQQSYYLKHKGHIQNVILRAEPYIYWIVEQLDNRHMPMELVLLPIVESAFDPHATSYAKAAGLWQIIPSTGRHYGLKQDKWYDARRDIAASTTVALDMLEYLNTRFNGDWLLTIAAYNSGEGRVIRAIKDNKAQGKPTDFWSLSLPRETMHYVPKILALGNIIRHNEQFGFKLPKPNSQHALAKVEVGQQIMLSQAAELSGLSLTSIRAYNPGYKQGMTSPYGPHYIMLPRKNVNQFKASLANKNVLSDIRLAVKHNTYKLQQQSHYTVRAGDTLSAIAKRFKTTHRELQRLNSLKTADRLKIGQVLKIDSSGPVTYQVRKGDSFFSIAKRHGINLNDLISWNKSIKIKEIKPGMALTLYLN, via the coding sequence ATGAAGACAAAAACGATCTTGTTCACCTCTGTTCTTCTTGCTGGGTGTCAATCGGGCCTGCAAACAAAGGCGCCTTCCCAGCAACAAGCACAGAAGATGTCTTCAACGAATCAGAAAGTAAACGGTATTGCAGCATCAGATGATCCTGCAAACTGGAAGGTGAGTCCGACAGCCCAACAAGATTTGTGGGGACATATTCGCGATGAGTTGAAGATGGAAGTTCCTGCTAATAGCAGGGTGAGCGAACAACAAAGTTACTATTTGAAGCACAAGGGCCATATCCAAAATGTAATATTGCGTGCAGAACCATACATTTACTGGATAGTTGAGCAGCTTGATAATCGACATATGCCAATGGAGCTGGTATTGCTGCCCATAGTGGAGAGTGCTTTTGATCCCCATGCTACTTCCTACGCCAAAGCGGCAGGATTATGGCAGATTATCCCAAGTACTGGCCGTCATTATGGCCTGAAACAAGATAAATGGTACGATGCCCGTCGTGACATTGCGGCATCAACAACCGTCGCTCTTGATATGCTTGAATACCTCAACACGCGATTCAATGGGGATTGGCTTTTGACCATTGCTGCTTACAACAGTGGCGAAGGCAGGGTTATACGTGCCATCAAAGACAATAAAGCACAAGGGAAACCAACAGACTTCTGGTCGTTGTCATTGCCACGGGAAACAATGCACTATGTACCCAAGATATTGGCATTGGGTAACATCATTCGCCATAACGAACAGTTTGGTTTCAAACTTCCTAAGCCTAACAGCCAACACGCTCTGGCAAAGGTTGAAGTGGGGCAACAGATTATGTTGTCGCAAGCGGCTGAACTATCCGGGCTATCATTGACATCAATCAGGGCATATAACCCTGGCTATAAACAAGGTATGACGTCTCCTTATGGACCGCATTACATCATGCTACCCAGAAAGAACGTTAACCAATTTAAGGCGTCTTTGGCCAATAAAAACGTCTTGAGTGACATCCGTCTGGCGGTTAAACACAATACCTACAAGTTACAGCAACAAAGTCACTATACTGTTCGCGCCGGAGATACATTGTCCGCGATTGCAAAGCGTTTCAAGACTACTCACCGAGAATTGCAAAGGCTAAACAGCTTAAAAACAGCTGATCGGCTTAAGATCGGCCAAGTGCTGAAAATCGATAGTAGCGGCCCCGTCACCTATCAAGTGCGCAAAGGGGATTCATTTTTCAGTATTGCAAAACGTCATGGTATAAATCTTAATGATTTAATTAGCTGGAATAAAAGCATAAAAATCAAAGAGATAAAACCTGGCATGGCGTTAACGCTTTACCTTAATTAA
- a CDS encoding MepB family protein produces MVSLKQNINNLPNAFIEIKKYLLLPSAFPLTSTPYLETESHDYGAMRFQLAGKSIIFRQAKTTPNKQGQFVTLWKRPTPDSEIMPFEKKDDIDFCLIATFSEHQKGIFLFDSHVLIKQGIFSSQTKTGKRAIRVYPTWVFPTSRQALQTQKWQSSYFINFDKKETAIEKFKNIFLNYNHTYNN; encoded by the coding sequence TTGGTATCATTAAAACAAAATATAAATAATTTACCTAATGCCTTTATCGAAATAAAAAAGTATCTTCTACTCCCTTCTGCATTCCCATTAACGTCCACTCCTTATCTCGAAACAGAAAGTCATGATTACGGAGCCATGCGGTTTCAACTAGCTGGCAAATCGATAATTTTTCGTCAAGCTAAAACAACACCTAATAAACAAGGGCAATTTGTGACTCTTTGGAAAAGGCCAACTCCAGATTCAGAAATAATGCCTTTTGAAAAAAAGGATGACATTGATTTTTGTCTAATAGCGACTTTTTCAGAGCATCAAAAAGGTATTTTTCTGTTTGACTCACATGTTTTGATAAAACAAGGTATATTCTCAAGTCAAACTAAAACGGGTAAAAGAGCTATTCGAGTTTATCCCACATGGGTATTTCCTACGTCAAGACAAGCACTCCAAACACAAAAATGGCAATCCTCATATTTTATAAATTTCGATAAAAAGGAAACTGCCATTGAGAAATTTAAGAACATTTTCCTAAATTATAACCATACATATAATAATTAA
- a CDS encoding winged helix-turn-helix transcriptional regulator produces MVEVTKGEGCQVSLNGKSYPCPVSMAMDLIGGKWKGVILYYLKDKSKRFSELKKDIPHITEMTLSIQLKKLEKDGLVLREVYGNKPPIKVIYSLTDFGESLKPVLEAVSAWSYEISGGV; encoded by the coding sequence ATGGTTGAAGTTACGAAAGGCGAGGGCTGCCAAGTTTCATTGAATGGGAAGAGTTACCCTTGTCCTGTCAGTATGGCTATGGATTTGATAGGTGGTAAATGGAAAGGAGTCATCTTGTATTACCTGAAAGATAAAAGTAAAAGATTCAGTGAGTTAAAAAAGGATATCCCTCATATTACTGAGATGACTTTAAGCATACAACTCAAGAAATTAGAGAAAGATGGATTAGTTTTAAGGGAAGTATATGGAAATAAACCACCAATTAAGGTTATTTACTCTTTGACGGACTTTGGGGAGTCACTTAAACCCGTTTTGGAAGCTGTATCGGCATGGTCGTATGAAATATCTGGAGGTGTATAG
- a CDS encoding NAD(P)H-dependent oxidoreductase, whose amino-acid sequence MSLMILAHPNFEQSIANKTIVEELKNSSIDLEIRNIHQLNPNYNIDINSEQEALLRHDLIILQYPMYWFNMPAILKAWFDQVFAYQFAYGSKGNKLKNKKLLPSLTIGQPEKNFKQDNSQFLIDSFLKSIKKSAEYSQMKYIEPVILYDIATVNGHTELEIKEKAKAHSEKLKRVIQSNINANC is encoded by the coding sequence ATGTCTTTAATGATATTGGCCCACCCAAATTTTGAACAATCAATTGCTAACAAAACGATTGTTGAAGAATTAAAAAATAGTAGCATTGATCTTGAAATCCGTAATATTCATCAATTAAACCCAAATTACAACATTGATATTAATTCTGAACAAGAAGCATTATTAAGACATGATTTAATCATTTTACAGTATCCGATGTACTGGTTTAATATGCCCGCAATTCTTAAAGCTTGGTTTGATCAAGTTTTCGCATATCAATTCGCTTATGGTTCAAAAGGGAATAAATTAAAAAACAAAAAACTCCTGCCCAGTCTTACAATAGGGCAACCAGAGAAAAACTTCAAACAAGATAACAGCCAATTTCTTATAGATAGCTTTCTTAAATCCATCAAAAAATCAGCAGAATATTCACAAATGAAATATATAGAGCCAGTTATTCTTTATGATATAGCTACTGTTAATGGACATACTGAGCTCGAAATAAAAGAAAAAGCCAAAGCTCATAGTGAAAAACTAAAGAGAGTAATTCAAAGCAATATTAATGCAAATTGCTGA
- a CDS encoding IS1 family transposase (programmed frameshift), with protein MAMIEVKCRFCQRTEFVKKHGKGDAGHQRYRCLSCKRTFQLVALAMNNSGIRDTARALHISINAVVRTFKKLQPRGVTTLSLDKVEVQLICEVDEMWSFVGNKKCQRWLWYAWEPRLKRIIAHTFGRRSKKTLKKLLKKLSRFNVAFWCTDKFKVYNMLPENTHLVGKSFTQRIERENLTLLNRIKRLNRKTLGDSKSPEMHDKVIGTFIEREYYL; from the exons ATGGCGATGATTGAAGTAAAATGTCGATTTTGCCAACGAACAGAATTCGTCAAAAAGCACGGTAAAGGCGATGCGGGACATCAACGCTATCGTTGTTTATCCTGCAAACGAACCTTTCAACTCGTTGCTCTTGCTATGAACAACTCAGGTATTCGTGATACTGCCCGCGCATTACATATCAGTATCAATGCCGTTGTTCGCACGT TTAAAAAACTCCAACCCCGAGGCGTAACAACGCTCTCGCTGGATAAAGTAGAAGTTCAGCTTATCTGTGAAGTTGACGAAATGTGGTCATTCGTTGGAAATAAAAAGTGCCAACGCTGGCTATGGTATGCTTGGGAACCTCGACTAAAGCGTATCATCGCTCACACGTTTGGAAGGCGGAGCAAGAAAACGCTTAAAAAGCTTCTGAAAAAATTATCGCGATTCAATGTTGCTTTTTGGTGTACCGATAAGTTTAAAGTTTACAATATGTTGCCTGAAAATACACACCTCGTTGGGAAAAGTTTCACGCAACGTATCGAGCGTGAAAATCTTACACTTCTCAACAGAATTAAACGATTGAACCGTAAAACACTCGGCGATTCAAAATCCCCTGAGATGCATGACAAAGTTATCGGAACTTTTATTGAAAGAGAATACTATCTTTAA
- a CDS encoding IS630 family transposase, which translates to MKIHLTPEQKRALELMHDTTRDSRVCDRIKAVLLASEGWTAQMIAQALRIHESTVSRHLKDFIAQEKLTPENGGSESHLSAEQAADLIEYLTANLMHTTTQIVAYVQARWQVSFSVGGMTKWLHRQGFSYKKPKGVPHKFDADKQQQFIDDYKMLKDRAAQNEPILFIDAVHPSQSTKLSYGWMKAGKNQVKEVETTGSRTRLNILGALNLQRIEDTVIREYPSINAENIAYFFGALRETYPLSQKIHLILDGAGYHRAELVKDIAYVLNIELHYLPPYSPNLNPIERLWKYMNEQVRNNIYFPDAKTFRETLRHFFHVTLPEKAKELTTRLTDNFQTLKPASSS; encoded by the coding sequence ATGAAAATTCATCTGACACCAGAACAAAAACGTGCCCTCGAATTGATGCATGATACCACGCGTGACAGTCGAGTCTGTGATCGCATCAAGGCCGTGCTTTTGGCCTCCGAAGGCTGGACAGCTCAGATGATAGCCCAGGCCTTGCGTATTCATGAAAGTACGGTCAGCCGTCACCTAAAAGACTTCATCGCTCAGGAAAAGCTGACGCCGGAAAATGGGGGCTCTGAAAGCCATCTCTCTGCCGAACAAGCCGCTGACCTGATTGAATATTTGACCGCCAATTTGATGCATACCACGACCCAAATTGTGGCCTATGTCCAAGCACGTTGGCAGGTGTCTTTCAGCGTGGGGGGGATGACGAAATGGCTTCACCGCCAGGGTTTCAGCTATAAAAAGCCAAAGGGAGTGCCTCATAAATTCGATGCGGATAAACAGCAACAATTTATTGATGACTACAAGATGCTGAAAGACAGGGCGGCTCAGAATGAGCCGATCCTATTTATTGATGCGGTGCATCCTTCACAGTCCACAAAGCTCAGTTATGGCTGGATGAAAGCAGGGAAAAATCAGGTAAAAGAGGTTGAAACCACCGGCAGTCGTACCCGTCTCAATATTCTGGGTGCGCTGAATTTACAACGGATTGAAGACACCGTGATCCGTGAATATCCAAGCATTAATGCTGAAAATATCGCCTATTTCTTCGGTGCGCTCCGAGAAACTTACCCGCTGTCGCAAAAAATCCACCTCATTCTGGATGGAGCGGGTTACCACCGAGCCGAGTTGGTGAAAGATATTGCATATGTCCTGAATATTGAATTGCATTATCTCCCGCCTTACAGCCCAAACCTCAATCCGATAGAGCGATTGTGGAAGTATATGAATGAGCAAGTGCGTAACAATATCTATTTTCCGGATGCGAAGACCTTCCGTGAAACCCTTCGTCACTTTTTTCATGTCACTTTGCCAGAAAAAGCGAAAGAGCTCACGACTCGACTGACTGATAATTTTCAGACTTTAAAACCTGCATCTTCAAGTTAG
- a CDS encoding YopJ family acetyltransferase, protein MSDKDSLRSYIDKIRTNKIDNHQFNNIHMDMVNCGIILRHLNATSSMNAHPTIMTAHDFVNSIDELNKLNSNEHKRFVINAGNDRTHFASANVFKDVDNNISIIFVDSSRGKNQFILFKLYFAFKDKPNIKTLYIYNQIQNSDADCLLFSLHFLKKMHKYSDHFVKLHQDLFNNKIEFIREKHLPYKPELDDESLKKARVVFFDQAIKLLPIDFFKHAQSMNLMNTYNDYFKSHFDEIKDMKANKQPGGRESLINRYKRHEVTRTIDKKKRTYSNSIEEKRLSLAEAVLHWLDES, encoded by the coding sequence ATGTCTGATAAAGATTCGTTAAGATCGTATATAGATAAAATTCGAACAAATAAAATAGATAACCATCAATTCAATAATATACATATGGATATGGTTAATTGTGGAATAATATTAAGGCATTTAAATGCAACATCTAGCATGAATGCACATCCTACTATTATGACTGCACATGATTTTGTTAACTCTATAGATGAATTAAATAAATTAAATAGTAATGAGCACAAGCGATTTGTGATTAACGCTGGTAATGATAGAACGCATTTTGCCTCAGCTAATGTTTTTAAAGATGTGGATAATAATATTTCTATCATTTTTGTTGATTCAAGCCGTGGAAAAAATCAATTCATTCTTTTTAAACTATATTTTGCTTTTAAAGATAAACCCAACATAAAAACTCTTTATATTTATAACCAAATACAAAATAGTGATGCAGATTGCCTACTCTTTTCACTCCATTTTTTGAAAAAGATGCATAAATATAGTGATCACTTTGTAAAGCTTCATCAAGATCTTTTCAATAATAAAATAGAATTTATTAGGGAAAAACACTTACCTTACAAACCAGAACTTGATGATGAATCATTAAAAAAAGCGCGAGTTGTATTTTTCGATCAAGCAATAAAATTATTGCCTATTGATTTTTTTAAACACGCACAGTCAATGAATTTAATGAATACTTATAATGATTACTTCAAAAGTCATTTTGATGAAATCAAGGATATGAAAGCGAATAAGCAGCCAGGAGGAAGAGAGTCATTGATAAACAGATATAAGCGCCATGAAGTAACCCGCACAATTGACAAAAAAAAACGTACCTACAGTAACTCTATTGAAGAAAAAAGACTTAGTCTTGCTGAAGCGGTGCTACATTGGCTCGATGAGTCATGA
- a CDS encoding tyrosine-type recombinase/integrase, with amino-acid sequence MAGLLLTDSKIKGIKPKDQAYYVWQASATRGTGRLGLKIYPSGRKVFVYKYHLNGSRKFLTLGDYPTLTLAEAASKVQEAQEQLSSPNQTIIEHATIEQLFKDYITDQKRRGKRSYDKTQYRLNQVLDSQYIDRNTPAKDITPDHIKRVLAEFISRGAVAGSNKVRSNLHAVFNFGLFADNDPAKLNEKVIYGLDRNPVTIVPRQEGADKALDRFLSWDEMKEILKLFRISSEIFPIHPGYGRLILLCIFTGGQRPWEIMTNTKDNWDKNNNTLTVPPHISKNGDYHVIPLCRSATEILEYQIKQYPDSEFLFPGDTKEGHLLAAEYAKQIRKFCIRYDFEKFTPRDIRRTFKTLAGEMGISSEMRDRLQNHKKPGVSTKHYDRYDYLKEKREIVAQWEQKLLSL; translated from the coding sequence ATGGCTGGATTATTACTTACCGATAGCAAGATAAAAGGCATTAAACCTAAAGATCAGGCTTACTATGTTTGGCAGGCATCAGCTACTCGTGGAACAGGTAGATTAGGATTAAAAATCTATCCCTCTGGTAGAAAGGTCTTTGTCTATAAGTACCATCTTAATGGTTCGAGAAAATTCCTGACATTAGGTGATTACCCTACACTTACTCTGGCTGAAGCTGCGTCAAAAGTTCAAGAAGCCCAAGAGCAATTATCCTCTCCTAATCAAACCATCATAGAACATGCCACAATCGAGCAGCTATTTAAAGATTATATTACTGACCAGAAGCGCCGTGGCAAGAGATCTTATGACAAAACTCAATACAGGCTAAATCAGGTATTAGATAGCCAGTATATTGATAGAAATACTCCGGCAAAAGATATTACCCCAGACCACATTAAAAGAGTATTGGCTGAATTTATTTCACGTGGGGCTGTCGCTGGTTCAAATAAGGTTCGTTCTAATCTTCATGCGGTATTTAACTTTGGTTTATTCGCTGACAATGATCCTGCCAAACTGAATGAAAAAGTTATTTATGGCCTTGACCGAAATCCCGTGACCATCGTTCCGCGCCAAGAGGGCGCTGATAAAGCACTGGATAGATTTTTATCTTGGGATGAAATGAAAGAGATTTTAAAACTGTTTCGTATTTCGTCAGAAATATTTCCAATTCATCCTGGTTATGGCCGATTAATATTACTCTGCATTTTCACTGGTGGTCAGCGCCCTTGGGAAATAATGACCAATACAAAAGATAACTGGGATAAAAATAATAATACTCTGACAGTGCCACCTCATATTTCAAAAAATGGGGATTACCATGTCATTCCATTGTGTAGATCTGCTACCGAAATATTAGAGTACCAAATCAAGCAATACCCAGATTCAGAATTCTTGTTCCCCGGAGACACGAAAGAAGGCCATCTACTGGCGGCTGAATATGCCAAACAGATACGCAAATTTTGTATTCGCTATGACTTTGAAAAATTCACACCAAGAGATATCAGGCGAACTTTTAAGACACTTGCAGGGGAGATGGGAATTAGCTCTGAGATGAGAGATAGATTGCAAAATCACAAAAAGCCGGGTGTATCAACCAAGCACTATGATCGTTATGATTATCTGAAAGAGAAACGGGAAATTGTGGCGCAATGGGAACAGAAGTTACTATCACTATAG
- a CDS encoding type VI secretion system tip protein VgrG, giving the protein MLQQLGQKLGLGGDGPAPSGLLFTLTAGTLPAQTFVVTDFSLTEHFSRPFALEVGLASADAAIDFPLVLDRTATLTILHNGIEQRSITGIVTRFEQGNTGLHQTTYRMSIRPDLWRTTLRQNSRIFQQLNIAGIITKILKEHHIRDVIFNLRHPHPEREFCVQYQESDFNFLQRLTAEEGIFYFFECSNGRNTLVFADDCGSIPPGIRLPYQPGESSTLGEPAVSSLTHSAQVRPAQVQLKDYTFKNPAWPAEFHQKIRDENLQQLYYEHYDYPGRFKDEAHGKAFTRYRLEALRSDAVTGEGRGNAIALQPGKLFILDNHPREDLNQSWQTISTRHSGSQPQALETVSSGSGTTLNSHFYFIRQNQNWRPAPLPKPVIDGPQIAKVVGPAGEEIFCDQYGRVRLQFPWDRYGKSDDQSSCWIRVSQPWAGQGWGMLAIPRIGQEVVVDFLHGDPDQPIITGRTYHASNLPPGALPGSKTQMAFRSKTHKGQGYNELLFEDAKGSERLALHAQKDMYTKVLNNRDTHVLANHTETVEKNQAIKVNENKEETVTLNSAEIVGEVRKLTTGKDYIITVGTHKQVNVGNTLAITAGEVIELRCGASVLRMDSTGKITIQGSEFKFDASGAVQITGKDIDLN; this is encoded by the coding sequence ATCCTGCAGCAACTGGGCCAAAAACTGGGGCTGGGCGGTGACGGGCCCGCGCCCAGCGGCCTGCTGTTTACCCTGACCGCGGGCACCTTGCCGGCACAGACCTTTGTTGTCACCGATTTCAGCCTGACCGAACACTTTTCGCGTCCCTTTGCGCTGGAAGTGGGGCTGGCCAGTGCGGACGCCGCCATTGACTTTCCACTGGTGCTGGATCGCACGGCAACACTCACTATTCTGCACAATGGCATTGAACAACGCAGCATCACCGGCATCGTCACCCGCTTTGAGCAGGGCAACACCGGCTTACACCAGACCACCTACCGGATGAGCATCCGCCCCGACCTGTGGCGCACTACCCTGCGGCAGAACTCACGCATTTTCCAGCAACTCAATATTGCCGGCATTATTACCAAAATCCTCAAGGAGCACCACATCCGCGACGTGATATTCAACCTGCGCCACCCACACCCGGAGCGCGAATTCTGCGTGCAATATCAGGAAAGTGACTTCAATTTCCTGCAACGGCTGACCGCAGAAGAAGGTATTTTCTACTTCTTCGAATGCAGCAACGGGCGCAACACGCTGGTGTTCGCCGATGACTGCGGCTCGATACCGCCGGGCATCCGCCTGCCTTATCAACCCGGTGAAAGCAGTACGCTGGGGGAACCGGCGGTCAGCAGCCTGACCCATAGCGCACAGGTGCGCCCGGCTCAGGTGCAGCTGAAGGACTACACCTTCAAGAATCCCGCCTGGCCGGCAGAATTTCACCAAAAAATACGGGACGAAAACCTGCAACAGCTGTACTACGAACACTATGACTACCCAGGCCGCTTCAAAGACGAGGCGCACGGCAAGGCATTCACCCGCTACCGACTGGAGGCATTGCGCAGCGACGCCGTGACTGGAGAAGGTCGTGGCAATGCGATTGCCCTGCAACCCGGTAAATTGTTTATTCTCGATAACCATCCCCGGGAAGACCTGAACCAGTCATGGCAAACCATCTCCACCCGCCACAGCGGCAGCCAGCCGCAGGCACTGGAAACCGTCAGTTCAGGCTCTGGCACCACGCTCAACAGCCATTTCTACTTCATCCGCCAGAACCAGAACTGGCGCCCGGCACCGTTACCCAAACCGGTGATTGATGGCCCGCAAATAGCCAAAGTAGTCGGCCCGGCTGGGGAAGAAATCTTCTGTGACCAGTACGGGCGCGTGCGCCTGCAATTCCCGTGGGATCGTTACGGCAAGAGCGATGACCAAAGCTCCTGCTGGATACGTGTCAGCCAGCCGTGGGCCGGTCAGGGCTGGGGCATGCTCGCCATTCCGCGTATCGGGCAGGAAGTGGTGGTGGATTTCCTGCACGGCGACCCGGATCAGCCCATCATCACCGGCCGCACCTACCATGCCAGCAACCTCCCGCCGGGCGCACTGCCGGGCAGCAAAACCCAGATGGCCTTCCGCTCCAAAACCCATAAGGGGCAAGGGTATAACGAACTGCTGTTTGAGGATGCGAAGGGCAGTGAACGGCTGGCGCTGCACGCCCAGAAGGACATGTACACCAAAGTACTCAACAACCGCGATACCCATGTGCTCGCCAACCACACCGAAACCGTGGAGAAAAACCAGGCCATTAAGGTCAATGAGAATAAAGAGGAAACCGTCACCCTTAACAGCGCAGAAATCGTGGGAGAGGTACGCAAACTCACCACCGGCAAGGATTACATTATCACGGTCGGGACGCATAAGCAGGTCAACGTCGGCAATACCCTGGCTATCACGGCCGGGGAGGTGATTGAGCTGCGCTGTGGTGCGAGTGTCCTGCGTATGGACAGTACCGGCAAAATCACGATACAGGGCAGTGAGTTCAAATTTGACGCCAGCGGCGCGGTACAAATCACCGGTAAAGATATCGATCTGAACTAA